The following proteins come from a genomic window of Pelotomaculum isophthalicicum JI:
- the metK gene encoding methionine adenosyltransferase, producing the protein MITYKTAESVCMGHPDKLCDLIADNILDACLRKDKASRVACEVMATKGKIIVAGEITCSGKVDIRFIVKNVLREVGYNPWKFTVFVFVHQQSSDIAAGVDNALEARNGINDPYGSVGAGDQGTVYGYATNETRENLPLPLVLSHRIIKRIDNCRKGKLIKGILPDGKAQVTVEYEDGMPKRVKAIVVSVQHDKDKTQEELRSDIRNNVLWQCFEDFPFDDDTEILINPSGRFVEGGPTADTGLTGRKIMVDTYGGLASHGGGALCGKDPTKVDRSGAYMARYIAKNIVWSGLAEKCEVALSYAIGKANPVAVDVTSFSTSKLTDELLANIVQEVFNLRPAAIIEKLRLRNSIYSDTAVYGHFNSCLFPWEDVNMYTNLRKAAEKYADRKTEN; encoded by the coding sequence ATGATTACTTATAAAACAGCGGAAAGTGTCTGCATGGGACATCCGGATAAACTCTGTGATCTCATTGCTGACAATATTTTGGATGCTTGTCTTCGTAAAGACAAAGCTTCTCGCGTGGCCTGTGAGGTCATGGCGACCAAAGGTAAAATTATCGTGGCGGGCGAAATCACCTGCAGCGGTAAAGTAGACATACGCTTCATCGTAAAAAATGTACTTCGTGAGGTGGGATACAATCCGTGGAAGTTCACAGTTTTTGTTTTTGTACACCAGCAAAGCTCAGATATTGCGGCGGGTGTAGATAATGCACTTGAAGCAAGAAATGGTATCAATGATCCATACGGTTCTGTGGGCGCTGGTGACCAAGGCACGGTTTACGGTTACGCAACCAATGAAACCCGTGAGAACCTGCCCCTCCCACTGGTGCTTTCTCATCGCATCATAAAGCGCATTGACAACTGCCGGAAAGGAAAACTCATTAAGGGTATTCTGCCTGACGGCAAAGCACAGGTTACTGTGGAATATGAGGATGGCATGCCCAAGCGTGTGAAAGCCATTGTAGTTTCAGTTCAGCATGATAAGGATAAAACCCAGGAAGAACTGCGTTCGGATATCAGAAATAATGTACTTTGGCAGTGTTTTGAGGATTTTCCGTTTGATGATGATACTGAAATCCTTATTAATCCCTCCGGCAGATTTGTTGAAGGTGGTCCCACTGCTGATACAGGTTTAACCGGCAGAAAAATCATGGTTGATACTTATGGCGGCCTTGCATCCCACGGTGGCGGTGCACTTTGCGGCAAAGACCCGACCAAGGTTGACCGAAGCGGAGCATATATGGCGAGATACATTGCAAAGAACATCGTATGGAGCGGTCTTGCAGAGAAATGTGAGGTCGCTCTTTCTTATGCAATTGGTAAGGCAAACCCTGTGGCAGTCGACGTGACTTCCTTTAGTACTAGCAAACTCACCGATGAGCTGCTTGCCAATATTGTGCAGGAGGTGTTTAATCTCCGACCAGCTGCAATCATCGAAAAACTAAGGCTGCGAAATTCCATCTACTCCGATACGGCGGTTTATGGACATTTCAATTCCTGTCTGTTCCCGTGGGAGGATGTAAACATGTACACAAATTTAAGAAAGGCGGCTGAGAAATATGCAGATAGAAAAACTGAAAACTGA
- a CDS encoding P27 family phage terminase small subunit, which yields MAKDGTNRGGARVGAGAKKKPLTDKIAEGNPGGRKLTVMEFKDTADLKGLEMPEPNKMLEAIQKDGKALVAGEIYRNTWQWLNERGCAVLVSPQLLERYAMSVARWIQCEEAVTEYGFLAKHPTTGNAIQSPYVAMGQNYMNQTNRLWMEIFQIVKENCTGEYNGASPQDDVMERLLMARRGK from the coding sequence ATGGCGAAAGACGGTACAAATCGAGGCGGCGCTCGTGTAGGTGCAGGTGCGAAAAAGAAGCCCCTGACTGATAAAATAGCCGAAGGCAATCCAGGAGGCAGAAAACTGACCGTGATGGAATTTAAGGATACGGCAGACCTAAAAGGACTTGAAATGCCTGAGCCAAATAAAATGCTTGAAGCTATACAAAAAGACGGCAAAGCACTGGTTGCAGGAGAAATCTACAGAAATACATGGCAGTGGCTGAACGAACGCGGATGTGCTGTTCTCGTATCGCCGCAGTTGTTGGAACGCTACGCCATGAGCGTGGCTCGTTGGATTCAATGTGAGGAAGCTGTCACAGAATATGGCTTTTTAGCAAAACACCCGACTACTGGCAATGCCATTCAAAGCCCCTATGTGGCAATGGGCCAGAATTACATGAACCAAACTAATCGGCTGTGGATGGAGATATTCCAGATTGTTAAAGAAAACTGTACAGGTGAATACAACGGCGCTAGTCCGCAGGACGATGTAATGGAACGTCTGCTCATGGCAAGGCGAGGAAAATAA
- a CDS encoding HNH endonuclease, producing the protein MPYKPKRPCAYPGCGRLAEREQYCAEHQKAMDKHYNQYERDPASNKRYGRAWKRIRDRYIKSHPLCEECEKQGKLTPAEEVHHILPLSKGGGNEKSNLMALCKSCHSRITAESGDRWGRSNL; encoded by the coding sequence ATGCCCTACAAACCTAAGCGTCCTTGTGCTTACCCCGGCTGCGGTCGGCTTGCTGAACGCGAGCAATACTGTGCCGAGCATCAAAAAGCAATGGATAAACACTACAACCAGTACGAAAGAGATCCTGCTTCCAACAAACGATATGGTCGTGCTTGGAAACGTATCCGTGACCGCTACATCAAGTCGCATCCTCTTTGTGAGGAATGTGAGAAGCAAGGTAAGCTTACTCCTGCTGAAGAGGTACACCACATCCTTCCGCTTTCCAAAGGCGGCGGCAATGAGAAGAGCAATCTAATGGCTCTTTGTAAATCCTGTCACTCTCGAATCACTGCCGAGAGCGGTGACCGGTGGGGGAGGTCAAATCTCTAA
- a CDS encoding DEAD/DEAH box helicase, with product MQYNPHDYQKYAISYIESHPVSAVLLDMGLGKTSIALTAINDLLFDYFDAHKVLVVAPLRVARDTWPAEIAKWDHLSDLIISVAVGSTAERVQALKAAADIYVINRENLSWLIDESGLSFDFDTVIIDELSSFKNHQAKRFKSFMKVRPKVKRIIGMTGTPSSNGLMDLWAEFKLLDMGVRLGRFITAFRNNYFMPDKRNGQIIYSYKPLPGAEKCIYKKISDITISMKSTDYLKMPELVSSEYTVMLSEKEAERYDELAKDLVLKLPDGEVTAGNAAALSNKLCQMANGAIYKDSGETQVIHNQKLDALEDIIEAAAGKPILVAYWYKHDYERIVEKLHCIKVPFSKLDTAESIRRWNNKEIPVGLIHPASAGHGLNLQAGGSCIVWFGLTWSLELYQQTNARLWRQGQTAETVVVQHIVTKGTIDERVLRALSLKDKSQSALIEAVKADLQMRVK from the coding sequence ATGCAGTACAATCCACATGATTATCAGAAATACGCTATCAGTTATATCGAATCTCATCCGGTGTCAGCAGTACTGCTTGATATGGGTTTAGGAAAAACAAGTATCGCTCTTACTGCTATAAATGACCTGCTGTTTGATTACTTCGATGCACATAAGGTATTAGTGGTAGCACCACTTCGAGTGGCAAGAGATACCTGGCCAGCTGAAATTGCTAAATGGGATCACCTATCTGACCTGATCATTTCTGTTGCAGTAGGAAGCACTGCTGAACGGGTTCAAGCGTTAAAAGCCGCAGCCGATATCTATGTAATCAATCGTGAGAATCTTTCCTGGCTCATTGATGAGAGTGGGCTTTCATTTGATTTCGATACAGTCATTATTGATGAGCTTTCTTCCTTCAAAAACCATCAGGCCAAGCGCTTTAAGTCTTTTATGAAGGTGCGTCCTAAAGTAAAGCGCATTATTGGAATGACAGGAACACCAAGCAGCAATGGACTAATGGATTTATGGGCAGAGTTCAAATTGCTTGACATGGGTGTAAGACTTGGAAGGTTCATAACTGCGTTTCGTAACAACTACTTCATGCCGGATAAAAGAAATGGCCAGATTATTTACAGTTACAAGCCTCTTCCGGGAGCGGAGAAATGCATTTACAAGAAAATTTCCGATATTACAATTTCAATGAAGTCAACGGATTATCTTAAGATGCCTGAACTGGTTAGTAGTGAATACACGGTTATGCTTTCTGAAAAAGAGGCAGAACGCTATGACGAATTAGCAAAAGACCTTGTACTTAAGCTTCCTGATGGTGAGGTTACTGCTGGGAATGCTGCAGCACTTTCCAACAAGCTCTGCCAGATGGCTAACGGTGCCATTTATAAAGATAGCGGTGAAACTCAGGTCATCCATAATCAGAAATTGGATGCATTGGAGGACATTATTGAAGCAGCTGCCGGAAAGCCAATACTTGTGGCCTATTGGTATAAACACGACTATGAAAGAATCGTAGAAAAACTTCATTGCATAAAGGTTCCATTTTCTAAGCTGGATACTGCTGAAAGTATTCGAAGGTGGAACAACAAGGAAATACCTGTCGGTTTAATTCATCCGGCATCTGCAGGACATGGCTTAAATCTTCAGGCTGGTGGCTCTTGTATTGTGTGGTTCGGTCTTACCTGGTCATTAGAGTTATATCAACAGACAAATGCTAGGCTCTGGCGTCAGGGCCAAACAGCTGAAACGGTTGTGGTGCAGCACATCGTTACCAAAGGTACTATTGATGAGCGTGTCTTGAGGGCTCTTTCCTTAAAGGATAAAAGCCAGTCGGCGCTTATCGAAGCAGTCAAAGCTGATCTGCAAATGAGAGTCAAATAA
- a CDS encoding VRR-NUC domain-containing protein has protein sequence MREKEIEKKLTLEVKKRGGLAVKFVSPGFDGMPDRILLMPEGKMAFVEVKAPGKCPRPLQMARHKLLRALGFLVFVLDDESQIGGILDAVQST, from the coding sequence ATGAGAGAAAAAGAAATAGAAAAGAAGTTAACTTTAGAAGTAAAAAAGCGTGGCGGGCTGGCAGTGAAGTTTGTATCTCCCGGCTTTGATGGTATGCCGGATAGAATCCTTCTAATGCCTGAAGGAAAGATGGCCTTTGTTGAGGTTAAGGCCCCTGGTAAGTGCCCGCGCCCATTACAGATGGCAAGGCACAAATTGCTTAGAGCATTAGGCTTTTTAGTTTTTGTACTAGACGACGAGAGTCAGATTGGAGGGATTTTAGATGCAGTACAATCCACATGA
- a CDS encoding phage/plasmid primase, P4 family, with translation MQLTICTANCTGNQKNCLYPNRNVVTSAEELKEAAKLDHVCAEYKNNYRSADNFLKSDVIVMDCDNDHTENPDEWITPEALDEILTDISYAIAPSRHNMLSKDGKAARPKFHVYFPIEELTDAEGYVAIKRAIHAQFPFFDDNALDAARFIYGADTGEVIWHEGWLTIDELLENVPSPTNTGRSNSIPEGQRNNTLSRFAGRVVKRYGSTDKAHEIFLEEAKKCDPPMDNEELTAIWNSAIKFARKVQGQEGYVPPDDYNSDFDSLRPSDFSDIGQAKVLTREYGNELCYTDATDYLRFNGEYWMESRQQSVGAMEEFLDLQLQDALGEVESALNALVALGEKEEDILAGGKKYEASLSGDPLKAFKKYQSAIAYRTFVMKRRDMKYVISALQAAKPMLEIKVSDLDKDEFLLNTPGVTFDLRKGLAGGRVPEAADYITKQTTASPGDKGEQIWLDALNTFFCNDQKLINYVQQIVGLSAIGKVYLEAIIIAYGGGRNGKSTFWNSISRVLGSYSGAISADTLTVGCRRNVKPEMAELKGKRLIIASELEEGMRLNTSIVKQLSSTDEIEAEKKYKDPFKFEPSHTLVLYTNHLPRVGANDDGTWRRLIVIPFNARIENKSDIKNYADYLVKNAGSYIMSWIIEGAKKAIEANYHFSVPTCVQEAIEAYRENNDWLASFLEDCCEVDKTYQQKSGEFYQEYRAHCGRNGEYTRSTTDFYTALETAGFERKKTKTGSFIYGVRLKEEEFLS, from the coding sequence TATCGCAGTGCAGATAATTTCTTAAAGTCTGATGTCATCGTCATGGATTGCGATAATGATCACACTGAAAATCCGGATGAGTGGATAACGCCAGAGGCATTGGATGAAATTTTAACGGATATTTCATATGCGATTGCTCCCAGTCGTCACAATATGCTTTCTAAGGATGGAAAAGCTGCAAGGCCCAAGTTCCATGTTTACTTTCCTATAGAAGAGCTAACAGATGCGGAAGGATATGTGGCTATAAAAAGAGCTATCCATGCTCAGTTCCCCTTCTTTGATGATAACGCTCTGGATGCAGCACGTTTTATCTATGGGGCTGATACCGGTGAAGTTATCTGGCATGAAGGTTGGCTCACGATTGATGAATTGCTGGAGAATGTTCCTTCGCCTACAAATACAGGTCGCAGCAATTCAATACCTGAAGGTCAACGCAACAATACTTTGTCTCGTTTTGCTGGCCGCGTTGTAAAGAGATACGGCAGCACAGATAAGGCCCATGAGATTTTTCTGGAAGAGGCTAAGAAATGTGATCCTCCTATGGATAACGAAGAACTTACAGCTATCTGGAATAGTGCTATCAAGTTTGCAAGGAAGGTGCAAGGTCAGGAGGGGTATGTTCCTCCAGATGACTACAATTCTGACTTTGACTCGCTGAGACCCTCGGACTTTTCTGATATTGGCCAGGCAAAGGTGCTTACTCGTGAATATGGCAATGAGCTCTGCTACACCGATGCCACAGATTATCTTCGTTTTAACGGTGAGTATTGGATGGAATCACGGCAGCAGTCAGTAGGTGCAATGGAAGAGTTCCTCGATTTACAGCTTCAAGATGCCCTCGGTGAGGTGGAAAGCGCCCTTAATGCCTTAGTTGCTTTGGGTGAAAAGGAAGAAGATATTCTTGCTGGTGGCAAAAAGTATGAAGCTTCACTTTCGGGAGATCCATTAAAGGCATTTAAAAAGTATCAGTCGGCTATAGCTTACAGAACTTTTGTAATGAAGCGCAGGGATATGAAATATGTCATCTCAGCATTGCAGGCTGCAAAGCCAATGCTGGAAATCAAGGTGAGCGACTTAGACAAGGATGAGTTCCTACTTAATACACCGGGTGTTACGTTTGACCTTCGCAAGGGTCTGGCCGGTGGTCGTGTTCCAGAGGCAGCGGATTATATTACAAAGCAAACAACTGCTTCTCCGGGAGATAAGGGTGAGCAAATTTGGTTAGATGCTCTGAATACCTTTTTCTGTAATGACCAAAAGCTGATTAATTACGTTCAACAGATTGTTGGCCTTTCTGCAATCGGTAAAGTCTACCTCGAGGCTATCATCATTGCCTATGGTGGAGGCCGTAATGGTAAATCAACCTTCTGGAACAGCATCTCAAGAGTGCTCGGCTCCTACAGCGGTGCTATCTCAGCCGATACACTTACAGTTGGTTGCCGCAGAAACGTAAAACCTGAAATGGCAGAGCTTAAGGGCAAACGCCTCATCATTGCTTCCGAGCTTGAAGAGGGTATGCGCCTCAACACTTCAATTGTTAAACAGCTTAGCTCTACGGATGAAATCGAAGCTGAGAAAAAGTATAAGGACCCGTTCAAATTTGAGCCTTCTCATACATTGGTGCTTTACACGAATCATCTTCCTAGAGTCGGTGCCAATGATGATGGTACCTGGAGACGTCTTATCGTCATTCCGTTTAATGCAAGAATTGAAAATAAAAGCGACATCAAAAACTACGCCGACTACCTTGTTAAGAATGCAGGCTCGTACATCATGAGCTGGATCATCGAAGGTGCAAAGAAAGCTATTGAGGCTAACTACCATTTCAGTGTTCCCACATGTGTTCAGGAGGCCATTGAAGCGTACAGAGAAAATAATGACTGGCTTGCTTCCTTTTTGGAGGATTGCTGCGAGGTGGATAAGACCTACCAGCAAAAATCTGGTGAGTTTTATCAGGAATACCGTGCCCATTGCGGGCGCAACGGTGAGTATACAAGAAGCACAACAGATTTCTATACTGCTTTGGAGACTGCTGGGTTTGAACGCAAAAAGACCAAAACAGGTAGCTTCATTTATGGCGTGCGCTTAAAAGAGGAAGAGTTTCTAAGTTGA